From the Cryptomeria japonica chromosome 2, Sugi_1.0, whole genome shotgun sequence genome, one window contains:
- the LOC131859974 gene encoding AT-hook motif nuclear-localized protein 20-like: protein MHHSSSQLPQSVEAPPMDETVPDDAADTITITRTILEVPRRPRGRPPGSKNKPKRLKIVSNMAENCLRSLVLEVAGGCDVAQSIANFARRRQIWVWVLSGNGIVTNVTLREPTNPRAGVTVKGMYQIQYLSGMFSPGASSSGCGLTVLLVGMQGQVVGGSIIGPLIAAGPVIINAAFFIDAPQQTT, encoded by the exons ATGCATCATTCTTCTTCACAGCTTCCCCAGAGTGTCGAGGCACCCCCCATGGATGAGACAGTCCCGGATGATGCTGCAGATACAATTACAATTACACGGACTATATTGGAGGTCCCAAGGAGGCCCCGGGGACGGCCTCCTGGCtcaaaaaataaacccaagcgGTTAAAAATTGTATCTAATATGGCTGAAAATTG CCTGCGGTCGCTCGTCTTGGAGGTCGCCGGGGGCTGCGATGTGGCCCAAAGCATTGCCAACTTTGCTCGTAGAAGACAGATCTGGGTGTGGGTTCTGAGCGGCAACGGAATTGTGACCAATGTGACACTCCGGGAGCCAACAAACCCTAGAGCGGGCGTTACTGTTAAAGGAATGTATCAGATTCAGTATTTGTCGGGGATGTTTTCGCCGGGAGCTTCTTCCTCTGGCTGTGGGCTCACCGTACTCTTGGTCGGTATGCAAGGGCAGGTTGTAGGAGGTAGCATCATCGGGCCTCTTATTGCAGCCGGACCTGTTATTATCAATGCGGCTTTCTTTATCGACGCTCCGCAGCAGACAACATGA